Proteins encoded within one genomic window of Microbacterium sp. LKL04:
- a CDS encoding type IV pilin protein, whose protein sequence is MRASLKNYMAACNRRKEETGESGFSLIELIVVVVILGILAAIAVPVFTGLQAQAEDNARATVAANAATQVASNLSQNKAQDLGLNNLRNGTKYTITIQPTSGATITDYCVTVAETGKESKQSGPSCTAAPTTP, encoded by the coding sequence ATGCGTGCATCGCTGAAGAACTACATGGCCGCCTGCAACCGTCGCAAGGAGGAGACCGGCGAGTCCGGCTTCTCGCTCATCGAGCTCATCGTCGTCGTCGTGATCCTCGGCATCCTCGCCGCGATCGCCGTCCCCGTGTTCACGGGCCTGCAGGCACAGGCTGAGGACAACGCCCGTGCCACCGTCGCCGCGAACGCAGCTACGCAGGTCGCGTCGAACCTGTCGCAGAACAAGGCTCAGGACCTCGGCCTGAACAACCTTCGCAACGGGACCAAGTACACGATCACGATCCAGCCGACTTCTGGAGCCACGATCACGGACTACTGCGTCACGGTCGCCGAGACGGGCAAGGAGTCCAAGCAGTCTGGCCCGTCCTGCACCGCCGCGCCGACCACGCCGTAA
- a CDS encoding type IV pilus modification PilV family protein yields MSRAPEPIGDDDGVSLVEVVIAMFLFALLAVAILPLAIQAQALSSTNRDAASASAFASSLLAEVRAEFRDTDLQTCAEVRNFLAARGSAGVVTDPAGSGQTARLTADSTCPAAGVSVATIRAKVYSSPAATGTPTATLSTQIVVTGP; encoded by the coding sequence ATGTCCCGCGCGCCTGAGCCGATCGGCGACGACGACGGTGTGAGCCTCGTCGAGGTCGTCATCGCGATGTTCCTCTTCGCGCTGCTCGCGGTCGCCATCCTCCCCCTCGCCATCCAGGCGCAGGCCCTGAGCTCGACGAACCGCGACGCCGCGAGTGCGAGCGCGTTCGCCTCGAGCCTGCTCGCCGAGGTGCGCGCCGAGTTCCGCGACACCGACCTGCAGACCTGCGCCGAGGTCAGGAACTTCCTCGCCGCGCGCGGCAGCGCGGGCGTCGTGACCGACCCCGCGGGCTCGGGTCAGACGGCCCGCCTCACCGCCGACAGCACGTGCCCTGCCGCGGGCGTCAGCGTCGCGACCATCCGCGCGAAGGTCTACTCCTCCCCGGCCGCGACGGGCACGCCGACGGCCACGCTCTCGACGCAGATCGTGGTGACCGGCCCGTGA
- a CDS encoding PulJ/GspJ family protein produces the protein MTPASSDDQPTNDQPGDDAGLTLVELLVYMFVGALFLGILGAVFVGALRADSVTRERDLATGQLQAISTSLSTTVRSASAVRVETSGGTTVVRAALPGDRCSAWAFTTPAGAATGIREVRVRTYAAFATGSAPAPGASWGVLAPRVRQVVNPTGTARPFAALASADAPLTWNIAVPRLDAAASSAPAASISGSAVPLGKTAGGSGKKCW, from the coding sequence GTGACCCCCGCCTCTTCCGACGACCAGCCCACGAACGACCAGCCCGGCGACGACGCCGGGCTCACGCTCGTCGAGCTGCTCGTCTACATGTTCGTCGGGGCACTGTTCCTCGGCATCCTCGGCGCCGTCTTCGTCGGCGCGCTCCGCGCGGACTCCGTCACCCGCGAGCGCGACCTCGCCACGGGCCAGCTGCAGGCGATCTCGACCTCGCTGTCGACGACGGTCCGCTCCGCCTCCGCCGTGCGCGTCGAGACGAGCGGCGGCACGACCGTCGTCCGCGCCGCGCTGCCCGGCGACCGCTGCTCGGCATGGGCATTCACGACGCCCGCCGGGGCGGCCACCGGCATCCGCGAGGTCCGCGTGCGCACCTACGCCGCCTTCGCGACCGGCAGCGCACCCGCACCAGGGGCGTCGTGGGGCGTGCTCGCGCCGCGGGTGCGCCAGGTCGTGAACCCGACGGGAACCGCGCGGCCCTTCGCCGCGCTCGCGTCGGCGGACGCACCGCTGACCTGGAACATCGCCGTGCCGCGGCTCGACGCCGCCGCATCATCCGCGCCCGCCGCGTCGATCTCGGGATCCGCCGTGCCGCTGGGCAAGACCGCTGGGGGATCGGGGAAGAAATGCTGGTGA
- a CDS encoding type IV pilus modification PilV family protein codes for MNARRRRSGDEGSTLVSVLVIVMVLGLLAVTLAGAVVATAQTTAGVRGSLDSQAASDAGLAAAVASSTATGADPCVVKPASTSAPTYAVTASCAGDVVTFVSTGTGSDGSRTVTSASYELKKTTTVAPGLGADMVFFGDATFTSEVRSHELDERLLTIMMPRGTFVCQNHVPANILAGGNVKTNGQCTIDGTVATGGSISMSNASDTIKGNLYASSTATAGISGMIGGDIHVGGPIDFGWSGFTYPGNVFAGGNVDMTSVSIAGKLTLPRASTIKLDGHLQVKYPTSAHARVAKGTAGGLQWPTSTVPPTAPTFQSWFDYSYSASHWPGFAVKTLATSGDGPWTCNRFRNNNPSTGNAAGWRELSALTSPTVVDARSCGTLSSNNGSKPVVTLQTDIAFLANNYDITALTMKAATGKTPKVWWIVEDRIADGAPSCVSPAGTVNINTTVMGTGISAMIYTPCRISITGGGEWHGTFYGGGLNHGGLMDFYGRPLLLPGQGGGSSGPGSMPGGGTTTVSLGGLLSRTDGAG; via the coding sequence GTGAACGCACGCAGACGCCGCTCGGGGGACGAGGGCTCGACGCTCGTGTCGGTACTCGTGATCGTGATGGTGCTGGGGCTCCTCGCGGTGACCCTCGCCGGCGCCGTCGTCGCCACGGCGCAGACCACCGCGGGGGTGCGCGGCAGCCTCGACTCGCAGGCGGCCTCGGATGCCGGCCTCGCTGCGGCCGTGGCCTCGTCGACCGCGACCGGCGCCGACCCGTGCGTCGTGAAGCCGGCATCCACCTCGGCGCCGACCTACGCCGTCACCGCCTCGTGCGCGGGCGATGTCGTCACCTTCGTCTCGACGGGCACCGGGTCCGATGGCAGCAGGACCGTGACGAGCGCCAGCTACGAACTGAAGAAGACGACGACCGTCGCGCCCGGACTCGGCGCCGACATGGTCTTCTTCGGCGACGCGACCTTCACGAGCGAAGTCCGCTCGCACGAGCTCGACGAACGCCTGCTGACGATCATGATGCCCCGCGGCACCTTCGTCTGCCAGAACCACGTGCCGGCGAACATCCTCGCCGGCGGCAACGTGAAGACGAACGGCCAGTGCACGATCGACGGCACCGTCGCCACCGGCGGGTCGATCTCGATGTCGAACGCGAGCGACACCATCAAGGGGAACCTCTACGCGTCGAGCACTGCCACGGCGGGCATCTCGGGCATGATCGGCGGCGACATCCACGTCGGCGGTCCCATCGACTTCGGGTGGAGCGGCTTCACCTACCCCGGCAACGTGTTCGCCGGCGGCAACGTCGACATGACGAGCGTGTCGATCGCGGGCAAGCTGACCCTGCCGCGCGCGTCGACCATCAAGCTCGACGGCCACCTGCAGGTGAAATACCCGACGTCCGCCCACGCGCGCGTCGCGAAGGGCACCGCCGGCGGCCTGCAGTGGCCGACCTCCACCGTCCCGCCCACCGCACCGACCTTCCAGAGCTGGTTCGACTACAGCTATTCCGCATCCCACTGGCCGGGCTTCGCCGTGAAGACCCTCGCGACCTCGGGCGACGGCCCGTGGACCTGCAACCGGTTCAGGAACAACAATCCGTCGACGGGCAACGCGGCGGGCTGGCGCGAGCTGTCGGCGCTCACGTCGCCGACCGTCGTCGACGCGCGCTCCTGCGGAACCCTCAGCTCCAACAACGGCTCGAAGCCCGTCGTCACGCTGCAGACCGACATCGCCTTCCTCGCCAACAACTACGACATCACGGCGCTCACGATGAAGGCCGCCACCGGCAAGACCCCGAAGGTCTGGTGGATCGTCGAGGACCGCATCGCCGACGGCGCGCCGAGCTGCGTGAGCCCCGCGGGCACCGTCAACATCAACACGACCGTCATGGGTACAGGCATCTCGGCGATGATCTACACGCCGTGCCGCATCAGCATCACCGGCGGCGGCGAATGGCACGGCACCTTCTACGGCGGCGGGCTGAATCACGGTGGCCTGATGGACTTCTACGGTCGCCCCCTGCTGCTCCCCGGCCAGGGCGGCGGATCGTCGGGTCCCGGCTCGATGCCCGGCGGCGGCACGACCACGGTGAGCCTCGGCGGGCTGCTCTCCCGGACGGACGGCGCCGGATGA
- a CDS encoding prepilin peptidase, which translates to MTALLGPATIVTLVGVIAGGFGLIIGSYLNVVAYRVPAGISLLRESRCPSCDQPVRWYENVPVLSWLLLRGRCGSCRSAIGARYPLVELATGASFAAVALVWLLATGRPGSGIPLPAAPSLDSVGAAFAAITAADGLAGPTVAQALVLAVFLWFAAAGIVLTLIDLDTRRLPHAITTPGILVTIALLVGAVLLGADAWALVRAGIGFVALYLFYGLLRLIRPDGMGGGDVRLAAYAGLLLGWLGWGPLVVGAFAAFVLGGVYGVALLFSRRAGRRTAIPFGPWIILGAWVGIVAGDAIADGYLTLLDGRLMS; encoded by the coding sequence ATGACCGCCCTCCTCGGCCCGGCGACGATCGTCACGCTCGTCGGAGTGATCGCCGGCGGGTTCGGCCTGATCATCGGCTCGTACCTCAACGTCGTCGCCTACCGGGTACCCGCCGGCATCTCGCTGCTGCGCGAGAGCCGCTGCCCGTCGTGCGACCAGCCGGTCCGCTGGTACGAGAACGTGCCCGTCCTGTCGTGGCTGCTCCTGCGCGGCCGATGCGGATCGTGCCGCTCCGCGATCGGCGCGCGCTACCCCCTCGTCGAGCTCGCGACGGGCGCCTCCTTCGCAGCCGTGGCGCTCGTCTGGCTGCTCGCCACGGGGCGGCCGGGCTCCGGCATCCCGCTCCCCGCCGCACCCTCGCTCGACTCCGTCGGCGCCGCGTTCGCCGCCATCACCGCCGCCGACGGCCTCGCGGGACCCACGGTCGCGCAGGCGCTCGTCCTGGCGGTGTTCCTGTGGTTCGCGGCGGCGGGCATCGTCCTGACGCTGATCGACCTCGACACCCGCCGCCTGCCGCACGCGATCACGACCCCGGGCATCCTCGTCACCATCGCTCTGCTCGTCGGCGCCGTCCTGCTCGGCGCCGACGCGTGGGCGCTCGTGCGCGCGGGCATCGGATTCGTCGCGCTGTACCTCTTCTACGGCCTCCTGCGCCTCATCCGCCCCGACGGCATGGGCGGCGGCGACGTGCGACTGGCCGCCTATGCGGGGCTTCTGCTCGGCTGGCTCGGGTGGGGCCCGCTCGTGGTCGGCGCGTTCGCCGCGTTCGTGCTCGGCGGCGTGTACGGCGTCGCTCTCCTGTTCTCTCGGCGGGCGGGTCGCCGCACCGCCATCCCGTTCGGCCCGTGGATCATCCTCGGAGCGTGGGTCGGCATCGTCGCCGGCGACGCGATCGCCGACGGCTACCTCACACTTCTCGACGGTCGGCTGATGTCATGA
- the pilM gene encoding type IV pilus biogenesis protein PilM, whose amino-acid sequence MAKTRVALEITEDSVRAVEVTDGRAPTLLAAGEVMLPPGAAKDSEIVDRDVVVGALRRLWTDAGIKGRNVVLGVGGRRVLVREHSSTLRETALVRQALPFDVQDRLPVPVDQAVLDFIPTHVDDEGMHGLMVAAVSEQMEDLVSVLAEAGLTADSIDLLAFGYCRALAGLAPKGVTGMLIGIGEHTTQVVIATDGVPQFARAIPIDVPRGEARVTEIEAAPTELETLTGFRTGGVEESADGAIRSRGDLRRARTAVATPPAGVPEAPAADAMSADLQDVLIDLVTRLRGTVSFYRDRTDAAPVAATFITGLHTDHPRLQAALAQVAGTEVRRITGADLVRVKNGLHPAVDERIAPTVALLLGGTK is encoded by the coding sequence ATGGCCAAGACACGTGTGGCGCTCGAGATCACCGAAGACAGCGTTCGCGCCGTCGAGGTGACCGACGGGCGCGCTCCCACCCTGCTCGCCGCCGGCGAGGTGATGCTGCCCCCGGGCGCGGCGAAGGACTCCGAGATCGTCGACCGCGACGTCGTCGTGGGTGCGCTCCGCCGGCTGTGGACGGATGCCGGGATCAAGGGCCGCAACGTGGTCCTGGGAGTCGGCGGCCGCCGCGTCCTCGTGCGCGAGCACAGCTCGACGCTGCGCGAGACGGCTCTCGTGCGCCAGGCGCTGCCCTTCGACGTGCAGGACCGCCTGCCGGTCCCCGTCGACCAGGCGGTGCTCGACTTCATCCCGACGCACGTCGACGACGAGGGCATGCACGGCCTCATGGTGGCCGCCGTCTCGGAGCAGATGGAGGACCTCGTCTCGGTCCTGGCCGAGGCGGGGCTCACCGCCGACTCGATCGATCTGCTCGCCTTCGGCTACTGCCGTGCGCTCGCGGGGCTCGCCCCGAAGGGCGTCACCGGCATGCTCATCGGCATCGGCGAGCACACGACCCAGGTCGTGATCGCCACCGACGGCGTGCCGCAGTTCGCCCGCGCGATCCCCATCGACGTGCCGCGCGGCGAAGCCCGCGTCACCGAGATCGAGGCCGCCCCGACCGAGCTCGAGACCCTCACCGGGTTCCGGACGGGCGGGGTCGAGGAGTCCGCCGACGGCGCCATCCGTTCGCGCGGCGACCTGCGCCGTGCCCGGACGGCCGTCGCGACGCCGCCCGCGGGCGTGCCCGAGGCGCCGGCTGCGGATGCCATGTCGGCCGACTTGCAGGACGTCCTGATCGATCTCGTCACCCGCCTGCGCGGAACGGTCTCGTTCTACCGGGATCGAACGGATGCCGCGCCCGTCGCCGCGACCTTCATCACGGGCCTGCACACCGACCACCCGCGCCTGCAGGCCGCCCTCGCGCAGGTCGCCGGCACCGAGGTCCGCCGGATCACCGGGGCCGACCTGGTCCGGGTGAAGAACGGGCTGCACCCCGCCGTCGACGAGCGCATCGCTCCCACCGTCGCCCTGCTCCTCGGAGGAACCAAATGA
- a CDS encoding type II secretion system F family protein has protein sequence MPLQEYTYRAVGTTGGPVVKGTVEAASESAVVSKLRAQGLAPLQVAPMSTTGLHQEISIPGFEKGVKVEDLAIFAKQLSGLINAGLPLMRALAVISEQTESKKLASALVAVQTDIAAGKSFSAAMAAQPKAFPPLMVSLVNVGETGGFLGESLVAVAKSYRSDVDLQQKIKSAMTYPIVVLVIAILGVLAMITFVVPIFEKMFASMGGELPIPTQILVTLSRNMIWIGPLLVVAVVGGVVWYQRVKDADRFRGAVDPFRLKMPIFGAFITKIAVARFARNLSMMLKAGVPLLQALELVGKASDNKAIEDALGEVRESVRHGRSFSTPLAKAEVFPAMVSQMVSVGEESGTLPDMLESIADFYETEVKAASEQLTSMIEPIMITLLGVLIGGMVVALYMPMFTMYEQLGS, from the coding sequence ATGCCTCTTCAGGAGTACACCTACCGAGCCGTCGGCACGACCGGCGGCCCCGTCGTCAAAGGCACCGTCGAGGCGGCCAGCGAGAGCGCCGTCGTCTCCAAGCTGCGCGCGCAGGGCCTCGCGCCGCTGCAGGTCGCGCCGATGTCGACGACCGGCCTGCACCAGGAGATCTCGATCCCCGGGTTCGAGAAGGGCGTCAAGGTCGAGGACCTCGCCATCTTCGCGAAGCAGCTCTCCGGGCTGATCAATGCCGGCCTGCCGCTCATGCGCGCGCTCGCCGTCATCTCCGAGCAGACCGAGAGCAAGAAGCTGGCGTCCGCCCTCGTCGCGGTGCAGACCGACATCGCCGCCGGCAAGTCGTTCTCGGCCGCCATGGCGGCGCAGCCCAAGGCGTTCCCGCCGCTCATGGTGAGCCTCGTGAACGTCGGTGAGACCGGCGGTTTCCTCGGCGAGTCCCTCGTCGCCGTCGCGAAGTCGTACCGCTCCGACGTCGACCTGCAGCAGAAGATCAAGTCGGCGATGACGTACCCGATCGTCGTGCTCGTCATCGCCATCCTCGGCGTGCTCGCGATGATCACCTTCGTCGTGCCGATCTTCGAGAAGATGTTCGCCAGCATGGGCGGGGAGCTGCCCATCCCGACGCAGATCCTCGTGACCCTGTCGCGCAACATGATCTGGATCGGGCCGCTGCTCGTCGTCGCGGTCGTGGGCGGGGTGGTCTGGTACCAGCGCGTGAAGGACGCCGACCGCTTCCGCGGCGCCGTCGACCCGTTCCGGCTCAAGATGCCGATCTTCGGCGCGTTCATCACGAAGATCGCCGTGGCCCGCTTCGCCCGCAACCTCTCGATGATGCTCAAGGCGGGCGTGCCCCTCCTCCAGGCGCTCGAGCTCGTCGGCAAGGCATCCGACAACAAGGCCATCGAGGACGCCCTCGGCGAGGTGCGCGAGTCGGTGCGCCACGGCAGGTCGTTCTCGACGCCCCTCGCGAAGGCCGAGGTGTTCCCGGCCATGGTGTCGCAGATGGTGTCGGTCGGTGAGGAGTCGGGCACGCTGCCCGACATGCTCGAGTCGATCGCGGACTTCTACGAGACCGAGGTCAAGGCTGCGTCCGAGCAGCTGACCAGCATGATCGAGCCGATCATGATCACCCTGCTGGGTGTCCTCATCGGCGGCATGGTGGTCGCCCTCTACATGCCGATGTTCACGATGTACGAGCAGCTCGGCAGCTGA
- a CDS encoding type IV pilus twitching motility protein PilT, with translation MSRSELRARAVSSDAGATALLDGILGTAAGMGSSDIHFSADAVTLHRHDGHLIPVTGFEAPIPGPTLLDALVSIMTPSHRESFHATGDVDLSYTVAGVGRFRVNVFRQLGQVAAAFRLIASRAFTLAELGAPEVAGELALRPRGLVLVTGPTGSGKSTTLTAMIDLINRTKQDHVVTVEDPIEFVHTSRQSLIHQREVGADTSSFAEALRRVLRQDPDVILIGELRDPESISTALTAAETGHLVLSTLHTQGAAKSINRIVDAFPAHQQNQVRTQLGDALQGVVSQTLLPRAHGGGRVIATEVLVSTPAVANLIRENQIAQLYNAMQAGAGHGMHTLDQSLRLLVERGELNLALAKHYLTDPKALDGVRVQPAGVHADAWADPMDAWTR, from the coding sequence GTGTCACGGTCTGAACTGCGAGCCCGGGCGGTGTCGTCCGACGCCGGCGCGACCGCTCTGCTCGACGGCATCCTCGGTACCGCGGCGGGAATGGGGTCCTCCGACATCCACTTCTCGGCGGATGCCGTGACCCTCCACCGTCACGACGGACACCTCATCCCGGTCACGGGCTTCGAGGCGCCGATCCCGGGACCGACGCTGCTCGACGCGCTCGTGTCGATCATGACCCCATCGCACCGGGAGTCCTTCCACGCGACCGGTGACGTCGACCTCTCGTACACGGTCGCCGGCGTCGGCCGGTTCCGCGTCAACGTGTTCCGCCAGCTCGGCCAGGTCGCCGCGGCCTTCCGACTCATCGCGAGCCGTGCCTTCACACTCGCCGAGCTCGGAGCGCCCGAGGTGGCAGGCGAGCTCGCCCTGCGCCCGCGCGGTCTCGTGCTCGTCACCGGCCCGACGGGCTCCGGCAAGTCGACGACGCTCACCGCGATGATCGACCTCATCAACCGGACCAAGCAGGACCACGTCGTCACGGTCGAGGACCCGATCGAGTTCGTCCACACGTCGCGCCAGTCGCTCATCCACCAGCGCGAGGTCGGCGCCGACACGAGCTCGTTCGCCGAGGCGCTGCGCCGCGTCCTGCGTCAGGATCCCGACGTCATCCTCATCGGCGAGCTCCGCGACCCCGAATCGATCTCGACCGCGCTCACCGCCGCCGAGACCGGCCACCTCGTCCTCTCCACCCTGCACACGCAGGGCGCGGCCAAGAGCATCAACCGCATCGTCGACGCCTTCCCCGCGCACCAGCAGAACCAGGTCCGTACGCAGCTCGGCGACGCGCTGCAGGGCGTCGTCAGCCAGACCCTGCTGCCGCGCGCTCACGGGGGCGGCCGGGTGATCGCGACCGAGGTGCTCGTCTCGACGCCCGCCGTCGCGAACCTCATCCGCGAGAACCAGATCGCGCAGCTCTACAACGCGATGCAGGCCGGGGCAGGGCACGGCATGCACACGCTCGACCAGTCGCTGCGGCTGCTGGTCGAGCGCGGTGAACTGAACCTCGCCCTCGCCAAGCACTACCTGACCGACCCGAAGGCCCTCGACGGCGTGCGTGTGCAGCCGGCCGGCGTGCACGCCGACGCGTGGGCCGACCCGATGGATGCGTGGACGCGCTGA
- a CDS encoding GspE/PulE family protein: MRGIAQTLVLTGAVLAGEVATLVDEYGETDELMQQLLARGVVSPNQLAEAVALHTGHRYMDLSGRQLDAAVVALLPGGMCRKHRVLPVERTGDRLVLAMADPSDIIALDDVATITDLHISPVVVALDALESAFQRYVRSDDEISDLSAALEESAAAEVSVEELDQSDSDAPIVRFVNLLITQAIDDRASDIHVEPGETHLAVRYRIDGVLHEMQRADRAIQDGVVSRLKIMASIDIAERRKPQDGRLSVTHVGRKIDLRVATLPTVWGEKIVMRILDNTGVSLSLRDLQMGRGNLGRFRSAITRPHGLVLVTGPTGSGKSTTLYTALREVANPAVNVITVEDPVEYRIPGINQVQVNAKAGLTFQSALRSILRSDPDIVLVGEIRDTETAIISIEAALTGHLVLSTLHTNDAPGAVARLTEIGAEPFLVATALSAVVAQRLARRLCTACRQPYREDPAVLERLGFPFDPSDPPELFRKGGCPECSGTGYRGRVGLHEVMAMSDEIEQLVVSHATGSDVRAAALRDGMTSLREDGWSKVVLGATTIEEVLRVTV, encoded by the coding sequence ATGCGGGGGATCGCACAGACACTGGTGTTGACCGGGGCCGTGCTCGCCGGCGAGGTCGCGACGCTCGTCGACGAATACGGCGAGACGGACGAGCTGATGCAGCAGCTGCTGGCGCGGGGCGTCGTCTCGCCGAACCAGCTGGCCGAGGCGGTGGCCCTCCACACCGGGCACCGCTACATGGACCTCTCGGGACGCCAGCTCGACGCAGCGGTCGTCGCGCTGCTGCCCGGCGGCATGTGCCGCAAGCACCGCGTGCTGCCGGTCGAGCGCACCGGTGACCGGCTCGTCCTCGCGATGGCGGACCCGTCCGACATCATCGCCCTCGACGATGTCGCGACGATCACCGACCTGCACATCTCGCCTGTCGTCGTCGCCCTGGATGCGCTCGAGAGCGCTTTTCAGCGCTACGTCCGCTCGGACGACGAGATCTCCGACCTGTCGGCCGCCCTCGAGGAGTCCGCCGCGGCGGAGGTCTCGGTCGAGGAGCTCGACCAGTCCGACAGCGACGCGCCCATCGTCCGCTTCGTCAACCTCCTCATCACGCAGGCGATCGACGACCGCGCGAGCGACATCCACGTCGAACCCGGCGAGACCCACCTCGCCGTCCGCTACCGCATCGACGGGGTGCTGCACGAGATGCAGCGCGCCGACCGCGCGATCCAGGACGGTGTCGTCTCGCGCCTGAAGATCATGGCCTCGATCGACATCGCCGAGCGCCGCAAGCCCCAGGACGGCCGGCTCTCGGTGACCCACGTCGGTCGCAAGATCGACCTGCGCGTGGCGACGCTGCCCACCGTGTGGGGCGAGAAGATCGTCATGCGCATCCTCGACAACACCGGCGTGAGCCTGTCCTTGCGCGACCTGCAGATGGGGCGGGGGAACCTGGGGCGGTTCCGCTCGGCGATCACCCGCCCGCACGGACTGGTGCTCGTGACCGGCCCCACCGGCTCCGGCAAGTCGACGACGCTCTACACGGCGCTCCGCGAGGTCGCGAACCCCGCCGTCAACGTCATCACCGTCGAGGACCCGGTCGAGTATCGGATCCCCGGGATCAATCAGGTGCAGGTCAACGCGAAGGCGGGCCTCACCTTCCAATCGGCGCTGCGCAGCATCCTCCGCTCCGACCCCGACATCGTCCTCGTCGGCGAGATCCGTGACACCGAGACGGCGATCATCTCGATCGAGGCGGCCCTCACCGGTCACCTCGTGCTCTCGACGCTGCACACCAACGACGCCCCCGGCGCCGTCGCGCGTCTCACCGAGATCGGCGCCGAGCCCTTCCTCGTGGCGACAGCACTGTCGGCGGTCGTCGCCCAGCGCCTCGCTCGGCGCCTGTGCACGGCGTGCCGCCAGCCGTACCGCGAGGATCCCGCCGTCCTCGAGCGCCTCGGCTTCCCGTTCGATCCGAGCGATCCGCCCGAGCTGTTCCGCAAGGGCGGATGTCCCGAATGCTCCGGCACGGGCTACCGCGGCCGCGTCGGCCTGCACGAGGTCATGGCGATGTCCGACGAGATCGAACAGCTCGTGGTCTCGCACGCGACCGGCAGCGACGTCCGCGCGGCGGCGCTCCGCGACGGGATGACGAGCCTCCGCGAGGACGGCTGGTCGAAGGTCGTGCTGGGGGCGACGACGATCGAGGAGGTCCTGCGTGTCACGGTCTGA
- a CDS encoding response regulator transcription factor — translation MTLLEHPAPARTLGPVTRVAVLVEDAGTARDRLSTTLQQHGFQVHSFSDGFAAVEAVDRLQPDLVTVDTTLAGIDGFEVVRRIRSFHAGSVVILSDMTEETAAVEAFRSGADDYILRPWRPFELRARLDAILRRTLGAADALPPTESDWLVVDGLRLHPASRRAELANRRIDLTRSEFDLLLALVRNPDVVLEKSWIVLLLRRQNGGNGDHVNAHDLHAIEVHVMNLRRKLGGTARRCRWIETVRGIGYRFAPAKL, via the coding sequence ATGACTCTTCTCGAACACCCCGCTCCCGCGCGAACCCTGGGACCGGTCACACGCGTGGCCGTCCTCGTCGAGGACGCCGGCACGGCTCGCGACCGCCTCTCCACCACGCTGCAGCAGCACGGCTTCCAGGTGCATTCGTTCTCCGACGGCTTCGCGGCGGTCGAGGCCGTCGACCGCCTGCAGCCCGACCTCGTCACCGTCGACACCACCCTTGCGGGGATCGACGGGTTCGAAGTGGTGCGCCGCATCCGCTCGTTCCACGCCGGATCGGTCGTCATCCTCTCGGACATGACCGAGGAGACGGCCGCCGTCGAGGCCTTCCGCAGTGGCGCGGACGACTACATCCTGCGCCCGTGGCGCCCCTTCGAGCTGCGCGCCCGGCTCGATGCGATCCTGCGTCGTACGCTCGGCGCCGCCGACGCCCTGCCGCCGACCGAGTCGGACTGGCTCGTCGTCGACGGACTGCGGCTGCACCCGGCATCCCGTCGGGCGGAGCTCGCCAACCGCCGCATCGACCTCACTCGGTCGGAGTTCGATCTGCTGCTGGCCCTCGTCAGGAACCCCGACGTCGTCCTCGAGAAGTCCTGGATCGTGCTGCTGCTGCGTCGCCAGAACGGTGGCAACGGCGATCACGTGAACGCGCACGACCTGCACGCCATCGAGGTGCACGTCATGAATCTGCGGCGCAAGCTCGGCGGCACGGCCCGGCGATGCCGCTGGATCGAGACGGTCCGCGGGATCGGCTACCGCTTCGCGCCGGCGAAGCTCTGA